Below is a genomic region from Candidatus Woesearchaeota archaeon.
ATCCCACCCCTTACCGAATTTTCTATCATAATAATTAATTAATGCTTTAGTCTCAAGACCAGGCCTATTAAGAGGAAGCCCCACAACTATAACACATTTCAAATAATCGCCAGGCAAATCGATACCTTCTCCAAAACTTCCGGAAGTAACCCCCATCAACACAGCACCCGTATTTTTATATCCTTTAAAATTCTCAATAAACTCTTCTTTCTCCTGTTTTGTAAGACCCGGCCTTTCCGTAAAAATAGTTTTTTCACACTCATCCATAAATTTATAGACTTCATCTCTTAAATAATAACTAGGCAAAAACACCGCCGAATTACCCGGAACAACATTAACTATTTCGGTAATTATACGAGCAATTTCCTTGTACTGTGCATCATTCCTAGTAGTATATTTTGTAGAAGTTTTCGGAATTATTATATTAAGTTTATTTTCATGCGGAAAAGGACTCTCTAAAGTTAACTCCTTCGTGTTTTCTTCTTCAAACCCCAATATTTCTCTATACATATAAGTAGGAGTAAGAGTTCCAGACATCATAATAGTACTATGTGCTTCTTCAATGACACCTCTACTAATAACTCCTGGATCAAGACATTCATAATTTAAAACTAAATATTCCTCCTGTAAACCTTTACTCTTAGAAAATATTCTTGTAAACCCATCATCTGTACCAACCCAAGAAACCAAAAAAGAAGCAATAGAACCAACATAAGAATACTTTTGTTCCTCCCTAATCTCATCGCCGGCATCCTCTAATAATTGAATGAACTCATAATAATCAAAAAATTCAGATATCTTGTCAACAAAATCCTCTTTTTTGATATAAGACTCTTCAACATCTTCTTCCCTATAATTTTCAATAACATTCAATAACGAATTCAAAGGCTTCAATAATTCACCTTTATTATATTTTTCAGCCTCACTAATTGCGCGTTTAATCATCAAATTAGATAATTTTTCACTAGCCAAATCCTTTATTCTATTAGGAAGATTGTGAGCTTCGTCAACAATAATAATAGCATTACCTAAATCTTTCTCAATCTTATTCAAAAACGCATCCCTTATTCGAGTGTTAAACAAATAATAATAATCAGTAACAATAACTTTAGATTCTTTCCCTAAAATCATCCCAATTTCATAAGGACAAATCTGATGCTTAGAAGAAATATCTATCATTTCCTCAGTCATCACAGGACTTATTTCTTTAATTTCTGAAACTGCTGCTTTTGTATCAAAAGAATATTCTTCTCCTTTTTTCAGATTATTATAATAATCACATTTTTTATCTTCACGAACAGCCTTGCAATACTCCGAAAAATCTTTTGGTCCAAGAAGACTAACTCCTGGCTGTAAACACAGATGTTTTTTTCCAATTATGTCAACAGCAACCAATTTAACGCCATGTTTTTTCTTAATGTCCTTAACAGTCTCAATGGCAATCTTGTGTTGCGTGTGCATACTTGTGAGAAAAAAAATAGTCTTGTCTGTTTTGATAACGTTAGAAAGAGCCGCAGCTATACTCGCAGCAGTCTTACCAAGACCTGTAGGTGCGTGAGCGATAAGATCGGTGCCTGATTCAACAGCTTTATGAATCGCCTCGACTAAATCAGTCTGAATATCTCTAACATCATCATAAGGAAAAAGAGTGGTGCTCATGAAAGCAAAGAATGCTTTGTTTTTTATATGCTTTCCTAATCTTCATCCAAATTTTCACGATTTTTAGCTTTATTAAGAACCGATTTTGCGCCAGAAACAATTTTCTTCGTAGATTCAGAAAGTTTTTTGAAAACATCATCCACAGCAGGATCTGACAATTTAACTATTTTTTCAATTTCTTTATTATATTCTCTTACCAACAAATTCATATTTTCTACAGGTACTCCAAACTTGTTAAATGAAACTAAAGAATCCAATTCACAACTTTCTTTATCTAAAGGAGAATCAGCTGCATACCCTACAGTTATGACTGCTTGAGGTCTTTTACCTTCAGGAATTCCTAACTTATCAGCAATGTATCCCTCATCAAAACTACCCACCCAACAAGCACCTAAACCCATATCATGAGCAGCAAGCAAAATATTTTGTATAGCTGCAGCGCAATCTTGAACTGCATAAAGTCTTTGTCCTCTTAAACCATAATAAGATTCTGTTCTTTCAACATCAGCAACAACAACAATCAATATAGGCGCCATACCAATCCAGAATTGTTCAGTACAATGATCCGCAACACCTTTAATCACTTTTTTATCAGTAATAACAATAAACCTATAACTTTGCAAATTTCCAGCACTAGGCGCCATAGAACCCGCTTTTAAAAGCATAGTTAATTTATCAAATTCGACAGGTTTTCTCAAATAAGAACGAATACTCCTTCTGTTCATAATTGCGTGTAAAACATCCATAAATTAAATAGATAATTATTATTATAAAAATTTATCGCAACTTAGACCCACAATTATAGCAAAATGCCATATTATCACTTATTTTAGAACTACAAAAAGGACAAAACGCAGAACTTTTGACTTGATTTTTTTGAGAAATATTTTGATTTTGTAATTTGTCATGAACAAATTTTTCCCTCATTTTGGAATTCATTTTTATCTGTTCTTGTATCTTTCTCTTTTCAGTTTCTAAATTGGCGTCTAGCTTAACTTTGGCAAGGTCATTTCCTAAAAAATTAAAGAATTTACCCTTATCCTTAACAACAGTCTTTTCAACAGTCGATTCAATATTAGATTCATTGTTTGGCTTGCGTTCATGCTTAGGTTTTGTTATAAAACCAACCAATACCTTAAAGATGCCTATGACAATAAACAAAAATCCTAAATACCTAAAAATAATTAAATTAGATTCCGAATTAAGGTGTTCAACATACATTGAAAAACCTGACACTATCAGCCCTATGATGAGCCAAACCCAACCATTTAATTTCATAAACATCAAATTCTAAAAATGACTATATATACTTTACGGAAATCAAATGATGAAAATTGCCACTCCGAGTCTGCTAAAAAAATAAAAATTTCTTGCACGCAGAAATCAAAACTGATTTCTTTGCGAATCTCCATACTAAATTGCGCGTTTTTGCCTTGTCTTTTCACTATAAAGAGAAAAAAAAGCTTTGAAAGAATCCATAACAAGATCTTTCAATCGCAAGGTTTAAATATTACGATTAACAAAGAATATCGATAATGAACATAAACGATTCAAATCTACCAGTTGTTTGTAGAAGCTGTTTAAGAACAGTGACCATGAGTCAAATAAAATTTGATGAAGTAACAAAACAATATGTGTGCACATCCTGTTATAATGCTACAAAAAACAAAAAACAACATTTAACAAACACTAAAAACGATGAAACCCACACAATATCGGCCTCTAAAAAAATAAATTATCAATGTCCTAAATGTAAATATAAGTTTTCAAGACCGAAAGAGAAACCTGCAAAAGAATGTCCTTATTGCGGAAATAAGATTCTGGAAACCAGAAACAATACTGCAAGCAGACTAATAGATGAAGCGGAAGAATGGTAAAAAAAATCAGAAAATATTAAGCCTTGTCATCTTTTCAAATAATTTCTTTCCCAAACATGTAAGGCCTTAGAACTTTAGGTATTGTTATGGATCCATCTTTATTCTGATAATTCTCCACTATTGCTACAAGAATTCTCGATGTTGCTATAGCCGTATTATTTAGTGTGTGTATTGTTTCTCTTTCATTATTTTTTCTAAGAACTTTAATGTTTAAATCTAAAGCTTGGTAATCATAGCAATTACTTAAACTAGCAACTTCACCGTAATTTTTTGTTGTAGGTCTCCAAACCTCTACATCGTAAGATTTGTTTTTCCAAATTGACAAATCCCCTGAACAAATTTCTATTACTCTATAGGGCAATTCTAAAAGATTCATTAGTTGTTCCGTATTTTCTAATAATTCTTCAAACATAGAATGTGACTCTTCAGGCTTGCTAAAGATAAATTGTTCTATTTTATTAAATTGGTGTGTTCTCCAAAGACCCTTTTCATTTATACCGTGACTTCCAATTTCCTGTCTAAAACACATAGTGTACGAAAAATATTTTTTTGGCAAATCCTGTTCAGGAACAACTTTATTTT
It encodes:
- a CDS encoding zinc ribbon domain-containing protein — translated: MKLNGWVWLIIGLIVSGFSMYVEHLNSESNLIIFRYLGFLFIVIGIFKVLVGFITKPKHERKPNNESNIESTVEKTVVKDKGKFFNFLGNDLAKVKLDANLETEKRKIQEQIKMNSKMREKFVHDKLQNQNISQKNQVKSSAFCPFCSSKISDNMAFCYNCGSKLR
- a CDS encoding nitroreductase family protein, with amino-acid sequence MDVLHAIMNRRSIRSYLRKPVEFDKLTMLLKAGSMAPSAGNLQSYRFIVITDKKVIKGVADHCTEQFWIGMAPILIVVVADVERTESYYGLRGQRLYAVQDCAAAIQNILLAAHDMGLGACWVGSFDEGYIADKLGIPEGKRPQAVITVGYAADSPLDKESCELDSLVSFNKFGVPVENMNLLVREYNKEIEKIVKLSDPAVDDVFKKLSESTKKIVSGAKSVLNKAKNRENLDED
- a CDS encoding ATP-dependent DNA helicase; this translates as MSTTLFPYDDVRDIQTDLVEAIHKAVESGTDLIAHAPTGLGKTAASIAAALSNVIKTDKTIFFLTSMHTQHKIAIETVKDIKKKHGVKLVAVDIIGKKHLCLQPGVSLLGPKDFSEYCKAVREDKKCDYYNNLKKGEEYSFDTKAAVSEIKEISPVMTEEMIDISSKHQICPYEIGMILGKESKVIVTDYYYLFNTRIRDAFLNKIEKDLGNAIIIVDEAHNLPNRIKDLASEKLSNLMIKRAISEAEKYNKGELLKPLNSLLNVIENYREEDVEESYIKKEDFVDKISEFFDYYEFIQLLEDAGDEIREEQKYSYVGSIASFLVSWVGTDDGFTRIFSKSKGLQEEYLVLNYECLDPGVISRGVIEEAHSTIMMSGTLTPTYMYREILGFEEENTKELTLESPFPHENKLNIIIPKTSTKYTTRNDAQYKEIARIITEIVNVVPGNSAVFLPSYYLRDEVYKFMDECEKTIFTERPGLTKQEKEEFIENFKGYKNTGAVLMGVTSGSFGEGIDLPGDYLKCVIVVGLPLNRPGLETKALINYYDRKFGKGWDYGYVFPAFNKTLQSAGRCIRSETDRGVVVFLDERYSWDKYMRCFPKDWNLKVTLLYSSMIRNFFGVKGPEQEKKLGDF